The following proteins are encoded in a genomic region of Chelmon rostratus isolate fCheRos1 chromosome 3, fCheRos1.pri, whole genome shotgun sequence:
- the LOC121603937 gene encoding ras-related protein Rab-40C-like, which translates to MRGMMGTQSSPVKSYDYLLKFLLVGDSDVGKGEILDSLQDGSVESPYAYSSGIDYKTTTILLDGRRVKLELWDTSGQGRFCTIFRSYSRGAQGILLVYDITNGWSFDGIDRWIREIDEHAPGVPRILVGNRLHLAFKRQVPTEQARAYAEKNSMTFFEVSPLCNFNVIESFTELSRIVLMRHGMEKFWRPNRVFSLQDLCCRSIVSCTPVHLIDKLPLPVAIKSHLKSFSMANGMNAVMMHGRSYSVANSAASGGSGSGSKANSLKRSKSFRPPQSPPKDSTSSKGNCKIS; encoded by the exons ATGCGTGGGATGATGGGGACCCAGAGTAGTCCTGTCAAGAGTTACGATTATCTCCTGAAATTCCTTCTTGTGGGAGACAGCGACGTTGGGAAGGGAGAAATCTTGGACAGTTTGCAAGACGGATCAGTCGAGTCTCCCTACGCCTACAGCAGTG GTATTGATTACAAGACCACCACAATCCTGCTGGATGGGAGAAGAGTGAAATTAGAGCTATG GGACACATCAGGACAAGGCAGATTCTGCACCATCTTCAGGTCATACTCTCGTGGAGCACAG GGCATCCTGCTTGTGTATGACATCACTAATGGCTGGTCGTTTGATGGCATTGACCGCTGGATCCGGGAAATTGACGAG caTGCCCCAGGTGTACCCAGGATCCTGGTGGGCAACCGGCTTCACCTGGCTTTCAAGCGGCAGGTGCCAACGGAGCAGGCAAGGGCTTATGCAGAAAAGAACAGCATGACTTTCTTTGAGGTCAGTCCGCTGTGCAACTTCAACGTCATTGAGTCCTTCACAGAACTTTCACGCATTGTGCTGATGAGGCACGGGATGGAGAAATTCTGGAGGCCCAACAGAG TCTTCAGCCTCCAAGATCTGTGCTGCCGTTCCATCGTCTCCTGCACACCGGTGCACCTCATTGACAAACTGCCCCTCCCTGTGGCCATCAAGTCCCACCTCAAGTCTTTCTCTATGGCCAACGGCATGAACGCGGTCATGATGCACGGACGCTCTTACTCAGTGGCCAACAGCGCAGCCTCAGGCGGAAGCGGCAGCGGAAGCAAAGCCAACAGTCTCAAGCGCTCAAAGTCCTTCAGGCCTCCGCAGAGTCCACCAAAGGACTCGACGTCCTCTAAGGGGAACTGTAAGATTTCATAG